The proteins below come from a single Torulaspora delbrueckii CBS 1146 chromosome 5, complete genome genomic window:
- the IMH1 gene encoding Imh1p (similar to Saccharomyces cerevisiae IMH1 (YLR309C); ancestral locus Anc_4.46), translated as MFKQLSQIGKNLSDEFAKGLSDDINPGQEAVVDDNSGLPREVQIKLRKFDKYEEKYPRLLAAYKNERLKLEKVAAIEKVLTENTPVSNIDDVETLTAFFKDSVEKQRMLNDEIKRLVSLNKDSSKSELGSKSEGSDSGEKVGVSGEDKEESQIVEATDQVEEVLKLESELGDKQRELETLHDKYEELLRKDQDVESIKMELKETKDTLSKLQQTHEQFISSHKEEVSDLIKKNDDAAESVADMEAEIERLQKEIEIKKEQIAKWENKADNTVSSLPVNNNPTSKTTGKNKKKSKKKNYGAASNNTTNAVSEATEKDEEHKKLVDEVEKLRGVQESAQNQEEKCKVLQSQIDQFKEAESELKDLLKDSNDKRDELQEELNKVSSRLKDKGLELEEVREMLRDVGNELVEAKDQLKDKAGLKKEDFELLSAEKEKSAKLFEKKERELMTEISDLKAQISTLNANTTFHESEKKAAEKKLNKLNETLSKLKDENSEQVKEVNNLKRTIVSLKSSVNQKEKTISYLEQQVKDYSEKSGLSRKARDDMKKENEQLLERLESLRKENEELRSDVKKNSSSFENYLRENGKLSERIAILQEKYETLQNLKSNSSEQVDSIKRQCEELNVKLKESNKKIISLEEEINDYSNLLQEKTREANTMRRLLTENSNDETTKESALQQKLEYLVDEKANLESELTVQASRKAREIQDWKLANNELKSEIHGLKLREKELQAEVSSLTVLNSNMQRRSSSFVDDSNDLEKITSNLKEALAKADNKVRGLQESNINLMKVNDDVNKKLDRMSKNYRTLMNQLNTLKEERSERVTRSSRSSSVASNSSHFTPQPDMHRSHSFVKEAPAVESQNELSEKVAYIKNVLLGFLEHKEQRNQLLPVVSMLLQLDSSDEKRLLMSIK; from the coding sequence ATGTTCAAGCAGCTATCACAGATTGGTAAGAACCTCAGTGATGAGTTCGCCAAAGGGCTGTCTGATGACATAAATCCTGGACAGGAAGCTGTGGTGGACGACAATAGTGGGTTACCGCGAGAGGTGCAGATCAAGCTGCGTAAGTTCGATAAATATGAGGAGAAATACCCCAGATTACTGGCTGCTtacaagaatgaaagaCTGAAGTTGGAGAAGGTCGCTGCTATAGAGAAAGTTCTTACTGAGAATACGCCAGTGTCGAACATAGATGATGTGGAGACATTAACAGCATTCTTTAAGGACAGTGTTGAGAAACAAAGGATGCTGAAcgatgagatcaagagattagTAAGTCTCAATAAGGATAGCAGTAAGTCTGAACTGGGTAGTAAATCCGAAGGTTCCGATTCTGGTGAGAAAGTGGGCGTGTCGGGTGAGgataaagaagagagcCAGATAGTCGAGGCCACCGATCAAGTGGAAGAGGTTTTGAAGCTTGAAAGCGAATTGGGAGACAAGCAAAGAGAGCTGGAAACCTTGCACGATAAGTACGAAGAGCTACTTCGAAAGGATCAGGACGTCGAGTCCATTAAGAtggaattgaaagagacaaaagaCACACTCTCAAAGCTCCAGCAAACCCATGAACAGTTCATCAGTTCTCATAAAGAGGAGGTCAGtgatctcatcaaaaagaATGACGACGCCGCTGAGTCAGTGGCAGATATGGAAGCTGAAATCGAGAGGTTACAGAAAGAGATAGAAATCAAAAAAGAGCAAATTGCGAAATGGGAAAATAAAGCTGATAATACTGTCAGCTCCCTGCCCGTCAACAACAATCCAACTTCAAAGACTACGGGgaagaataagaagaagagtaagaagaaaaattacGGAGCTGCCTCCAATAACACTACCAATGCAGTTTCCGAGGCAACcgaaaaagatgaagagcaCAAAAAGcttgttgatgaagtagAAAAGCTGAGGGGGgttcaagaaagtgctcaaaaccaagaagaaaaatgtaAGGTCTTGCAAAGTCAGATCGATCAATTTAAAGAAGCTGAAtctgaattgaaagacCTGCTCAAGGACTCAAACGACAAGCGTGATGAACTACAAGAGGAGCTAAATAAAGTCTCAAGCCGTTTGAAGGATAAAGGACTCGAACTAGAAGAAGTTAGAGAAATGCTGAGAGACGTCGGGAATGAACTTGTTGAGgccaaagatcaattgaaagacAAAGCGGGTTTAAAGAAGGAAGACTTTGAGTTACTAAGCGCCGAAAAGGAGAAGTCCGCAAAGTTGTTTGAGAAAAAAGAGCGTGAACTAATGACTGAAATCAGCGACTTGAAAGCCCAAATATCAACACTTAACGCTAATACAACTTTTCATGAGTCGGAGAAGAAGGCAGCAGAAAAGAAACTCAACAAACTGAATGAAACCCTATCAAAACTCAAGGATGAGAACTCAGAGCAGGTTAAGGAAGTTAATAATTTGAAACGCACAATTGTTTCATTGAAGTCTTCTGTCAATCAGAAAGAAAAAACGATCAGCTACCTAGAGCAACAAGTTAAGGACTATAGTGAGAAGTCTggtctttcaagaaaggcAAGGGATgatatgaagaaggaaaatgAACAACTTTTAGAGCGATTAGAGTCTCTTCggaaagaaaatgaagagcTTCGTAGTGatgtgaagaagaactcTTCGTCGTTCGAGAATTACTTGAGAGAAAACGGCAAGCTGTCTGAGAGGATCGCCATCTTGCAAGAGAAATATGAGACACTACAAAACCTAAAGTCCAATTCAAGCGAGCAAGTCGATTCTATCAAGAGACAATGCGAAGAGCTCAATgtaaagttgaaagaatcaaacaaaaagatcatctcattagaagaagagatcaacGATTATTCAAATCTGTTACAAGAAAAAACTCGTGAAGCAAACACTATGCGTAGATTGCTGACTGAAAACTCGAATGATGAGACTACGAAAGAAAGTGCATTGcaacaaaaattggaataTCTTGTTGACGAGAAAGCCAATTTGGAGAGCGAACTGACTGTACAAGCTTCCCGCAAAGCCAGGGAAATTCAAGACTGGAAACTTGCGAATAATGAGCTCAAATCCGAGATTCatggtttgaaattgcGAGAAAAGGAGCTGCAAGCAGAGGTTTCATCCTTAACGGTACTTAACAGTAATATGCAGCGCAGAAGTTCGAGTTTTGTTGATGATTCTAACGACTTAGAGAAGATAACatcgaatttgaaagaagcattGGCGAAGGCTGACAACAAGGTTAGGGGTCTGCAAGAATCAAacatcaatttgatgaaagtcAACGATGACGTGAACAAGAAGCTCGATCGAATGTCAAAGAATTACCGGACTTTAATGAATCAACTGAACACtctgaaagaagagaggaGTGAAAGAGTAACAAGATCCAGCCGATCAAGCTCTGTGGCATCTAACAGCAGCCATTTTACTCCACAGCCGGATATGCACCGATCCCATTCGTTTGTCAAGGAAGCTCCCGCAGTCGAATCCCAAAATGAATTGAGTGAAAAAGTCGCATACATCAAGAACGTTCTTTTGGGATTCCTAGAGCATAAggaacaaagaaatcaactttTACCTGTGGTGTCGATGTTGTTACAACTGGACAGTAGTGACGAAAAAAGACTGTTGATGTCAATCAAATAA
- the TDEL0E05510 gene encoding uncharacterized protein produces MLFSKTAGADKLPEFPCLVLHKTPLVVPLPGVIYKIAFERALGDEILGYFKKNEQYKSHFLLTDVKRYNKTTPGISVKSIDSLDRFGQKFDEDDKKSLYICLIPEQSKDLSVGCIAKISGVLMEEETVTISFKASTRATVKAPLLNSGTLIWTSQVLVCNDLSVVENLKDEQRQQIASDFLLLFEYVSDTINSFKKMYKSAAKKRSSQHLLLLSPLSNTLFFQLEKAQFNKAWSTISNQVDKLRIKSEKQRSSETVGEIACLMDLIVAVLPTSTAQKVDFLASLQVSIRNKNFKGILESFGQIFSTIYSSTEYVQRYFSEASNLEKSKLIANQLKSLRLYIEDVKAQNGQYSAHAQGRNVNSLVPSPSAGQKDNDEGDDDGWDEGDDDDDEMEKLKIFIKGLSGLGVHEDGIKMLKKDYKRFMTTNPQSAEYQVLRSYFDVVCDVPFGKYSNRDDIDLDKARRKLDKDHYGLQMVKKRLMEYLCVLKLNANLQHANDEKRKAPILLLVGPPGVGKTSIAKSVAEMLNLKFQRVSLGGVHNEAEIRGHRRTYVGAMCGLIINALRKSGRMNPLILLDEVDKVLSTVGSGSGHGNKINGDPGAALLEVLDPEQNSTFTDHYLGFPVDLSQVLFFCTGNDLAGISRPLLDRMEVIEIPGYTAEEKIQIGSRFLLPKQIRVNGLKACNQNFTLTNLAWSSMVQEYTRESGVRNLERQLATIVRGKIVEYVQDEYSAGHDEVLTRKELYKYLGFPLHPIATELLASVRIADKEGVVNGLSYNSDGTGSVLVFETIKTGSLGRPNGPKIKATGNLGNVLQESIDIGCSVVKSIIRRNLIDGADKSSFEDFLSSEYHLHVPMGAVSKDGPSAGTAITLALMSLALKRPVDSLLCMTGEISLRGKILPVGGLKEKLLGAKMYGMKRVLVPIANRSDVVQAVTDDIVPFAEDKSIHAELELAKKKMGLSVTYVNDIYDVIQYSWSDLSLRNLPPTSDHTSYISKI; encoded by the coding sequence ATGTTGTTCAGCAAAACTGCTGGTGCTGACAAACTTCCTGAATTTCCATGTCTTGTCTTGCACAAGACTCCCTTAGTCGTACCGCTACCAGGTGTCATTTATAAGATAGCGTTTGAGAGAGCCTTAGGTGACGAAATTCTGGGttatttcaagaagaatgaacaATACAAGTCCCATTTCCTGTTAACGGATGTGAAACGCTACAATAAAACTACACCCGGTATCAGTGTAAAGTCCATAGACTCGCTGGATAGGTTTGGGCAGAAgtttgacgaagatgataaaAAATCGTTATACATCTGCTTGATTCCTGAGCAAAGTAAAGACCTTTCAGTTGGCTGCATTGCTAAAATTTCCGGTGTGCTTATGGAGGAAGAAACAGTGACCATATCGTTTAAGGCATCTACTAGGGCCACCGTTAAGGCACCGCTTCTAAACTCTGGTACGCTTATTTGGACAAGTCAAGTATTAGTATGCAACGATCTTAGTGTTGTTGAGAACTTGAAGGACGAACAACGCCAACAGATTGCTTCTGACTTTCTACTGCTTTTCGAGTACGTTAGTGATACCATTAATTCTTTTAAGAAAATGTACAAGAGTGctgcaaagaaaagatcGTCCCAACATCTGTTGCTACTCTCACCATTGTCAAATACATTATTTTTCCAACTAGAGAAAGCCCAGTTTAATAAGGCCTGGAGCACAATCTCAAACCAAGTCGATAAGCTTCGGATTAAATCCGAGAAACAGCGTTCATCAGAAACTGTTGGCGAGATCGCCTGTTTGATGGATTTGATAGTTGCTGTACTTCCAACTTCTACGGCTCAAAAGGTTGATTTTTTGGCAAGTCTGCAGGTCAGTATTCGTAACAAAAACTTTAAAGGCATTCTCGAGAGCTTTGGGCAGATCTTTAGCACCATATATTCTTCGACAGAATATGTTCAACGGTATTTCTCCGAGGCTTccaatttggagaaatcgAAACTTATTGCTAATCAGCTGAAGTCCCTAAGACTATATATCGAGGATGTCAAGGCCCAGAATGGCCAGTATTCAGCACACGCACAAGGAAGGAATGTAAACTCACTGGTTCCATCACCATCTGCAGGACAGAAGGAcaatgatgaaggtgatgatgatggatGGGATGAAGgcgatgatgacgatgatgaaatggaGAAATTAAAGATATTTATTAAGGGATTAAGTGGACTTGGTGTACATGAAGATGGTATCAAGATGCTGAAAAAAGATTACAAACGTTTCATGACTACTAACCCACAGAGTGCTGAATATCAAGTGCTTAGAAGCTATTTTGATGTTGTATGTGACGTACCCTTTGGAAAGTATTCCAATCGCGATGATATCGACCTTGATAAGGCTCGCCGAAAACTCGATAAAGATCACTATGGGCTACAAATGGTTAAGAAGAGGTTGATGGAGTATTTGTGCGTCTTGAAACTTAACGCCAACTTACAACATGCGAACGATGAGAAGAGAAAAGCGCCAATTTTACTTCTAGTCGGACCTCCTGGTGTGGGAAAGACATCAATTGCTAAATCTGTTGCAGAGATGTTAAACCTCaagtttcaaagagtttcCCTTGGTGGTGTGCATAATGAGGCCGAAATTAGAGGCCACCGGAGAACCTATGTCGGAGCTATGTGCGGCTTGATCATAAATGCTCTCAGGAAAAGCGGACGGATGAACCCACTTATACTTCTGGATGAAGTAGACAAAGTACTGAGCACGGTAGGTAGTGGATCAGGTCATGGGAATAAGATCAATGGTGACCCCGGCGCTGCCCTGTTAGAAGTATTGGATCCCGAGCAAAACAGTACCTTCACGGATCATTATCTCGGATTCCCAGTAGATCTGTCACAGGTGTTATTTTTCTGTACCGGGAATGATCTTGCAGGCATCTCTAGACCTTTGTTGGATCGCATGGAGGTTATCGAAATACCAGGGTATACAGCTGAGGAAAAAATCCAAATCGGttcaagatttttactTCCAAAGCAGATACGCGTCAATGGTTTGAAGGCCTGTAACCAGAATTTTACTCTCACAAACCTGGCCTGGTCCTCTATGGTACAGGAATACACACGAGAGTCGGGTGTACGTAATCTAGAAAGACAGTTGGCTACTATAGTCCGGGGTAAAATTGTTGAATATGTTCAGGATGAGTATAGCGCAGGACatgatgaagttttaaCAAGAAAAGAGCTTTACAAATACTTGGGATTCCCACTGCATCCAATTGCGACTGAGTTACTAGCCTCCGTACGAATAGCTGATAAAGAGGGCGTCGTCAACGGCCTATCATACAACTCTGACGGGACTGGCAGTGTCTTAGTCTTTGAGACCATAAAGACCGGGTCGCTGGGTAGGCCCAACGGCCCTAAGATTAAAGCCACTGGTAACCTTGGCAATGTCTTGCAAGAGTCCATCGACATCGGCTGCAGTGTGGTCAAATCTATCATTCGCCGAAATTTAATTGATGGAGCCGACAAGTCcagttttgaagatttcctTTCCAGTGAGTACCATTTACATGTCCCCATGGGAGCCGTCTCTAAGGATGGGCCAAGTGCAGGTACTGCTATTACTCTGGCATTAATGTCACTCGCATTAAAACGGCCGGTGGACTCATTACTTTGCATGACCGGAGAAATTAGTTTAAGAGGCAAGATTCTACCTGTGGGCGGGCTCAAAGAAAAGCTTCTTGGTGCCAAGATGTACGGTATGAAACGAGTGCTAGTCCCAATAGCCAACAGGTCCGACGTGGTTCAGGCGGTCACCGATGACATCGTGCCCTTTGCAGAAGATAAATCCATCCACGCAGAACTTGAACTAGCGAAGAAAAAGATGGGACTCTCAGTAACCTACGTTAACGACATCTACGACGTAATTCAGTATTCGTGGTCTGATTTGAGCCTGCGCAATCTTCCACCGACATCTGACCATACCTCGTACATAAGCAAGATCTAG
- the CDC25 gene encoding Ras family guanine nucleotide exchange factor CDC25 (similar to Saccharomyces cerevisiae SDC25 (Scer_YGOB_SDC25) and CDC25 (YLR310C); ancestral locus Anc_4.45), translated as MTPISDSGGPFNAASAPMETAHSSTENSAESLLTANDQSSPICNVSPVDVVVAIFDYNRKGKNELNLQQGDTIYVIGKNESGWWDGLSIEANGKVHRGWFPQNYCRSSHSQIPFKTKRRASQLRASLSSQTSRRGSLQYQQPSSQMAAQHRKMSLTATSPTRHSFPTHLHSQEQALQQHQHHRSHSHSQSPTAPSFGSISSGGTDTHTYTRASLGSANSRDISQSARNHAESRSAASSGHSSGVASRMGSRSMSSVKVGKNKVNSQQRQNPINKSEGQKLNILSMEEIEMIFSSIHTDDPPVWSIIPTTNMDKVLYYNKHFDIYCQQLPLMSTPLLDKNSSLTSDDQEVDLNPRNSESSSKHNDKPFKLVSYSNKTTSTPSKASSLSSASNNFQSPLVNAERRNSSSSTTNSPCFRVASEASGQQTQQTLPTRNPPQKHHSAPNVSTPPSSYQSKKNQPPCLQLPEHNHEKPQAILARPDLFYQHTMDIKLWPELSESTLYYAKSTYEMLAKNNPHEFEKLFEMTSTYCTYTQIACRLSYPIIKENRRLKKVKALLKRIINSLSKISINSNIYFSFSQRCLSTLNSTPRASEVSTTAIENDDDTDVPHVPNTVDSETLVDGAKNSQFYLSPQPFQSERNHSFNYPSQRSNSATTARTSVPSIKDGTENDLASGALMKNLYEELDKEFSQLIKTLQLLYHVLQTSLISNSYIPQLFPRFFRGTFNGGSWNNPFSQFDGHFNDVSEMGDGFTTNGSSVCGLPPKIAEAIAKASGCNTLNYVDFNSEIVTANHDQQSNEKSLPCSGFNRPSHHRTFSRSRVSRRKQYLLNENTVSMMKKRYFSICEKIDNCELADEALRNSTFPSARKRQLEVTSQTYEEVSSCILLEVLENLDLTIFVNLRTLIATKKNLDAESEEFLRHAISSISSLLTEFFDMKQAFHDTVIKLIMCAQQVTLNDPYVFCSMKPNTAVGHYEPGMTPSQSQFNKTDKLIGEIYKSLVTQDVEFNNMDFLKTSDEFTQACAKYTEIACLSCTIVEQLSEEKENLLNYAARMMKNDLTTELLKGERGKWFQEYDVFDSDEDESQMGTQATDEGFQSDDNRTAVSADKDTPWFLTSKFEKTLIYDQRGRVRGGTKEALIEHLTSHEVIDAWFNVTMLLTFRSMFTTREFLYALVYRYNLCPPEGLSYDEYNLWIEKKLNPIKNRVVSIMKSFFSQYWTSAYFEAGISATLNFAHIAVNEKVAGAQELYDEIKENLATKGKMGSAYMDFGSFESPSDSADSGRSGSPALISKSSSASFLKLRKYKLLDIDPRTYAAQLTIMEHAYYLRIPVFECLDRAWSSKYCDMGGSPNITKFIASANSLTNYVSHAIVQQTEVKMRALLIQYFITVAQGCRELNNFSSMTAIVSALCSSPIFRLKKTWPLVSKKSTDILKELNVLMDSAKNFIHYRELLRSVKDVACVPFFGVYLSDLTFTFGGNPEYLHNSTDIINFSKRGRIVDIVEEIMSFKKIHYKLKRFDDIQTIIEGSLENVPHIEKQYELSLLIEPRSDGASRSTGNDPLRGFKSSAIPEDRSGRFFKSNKKQSSRLFSKPND; from the coding sequence ATGACACCGATCTCAGATAGTGGTGGACCTTTCAACGCAGCTTCCGCACCTATGGAGACTGCTCATTCATCGACTGAGAATTCAGCAGAGTCTTTGTTAACTGCTAATGACCAGTCATCTCCAATATGCAACGTTTCGCCGGTAGATGTGGTAGTGGCTATTTTCGATTACAATAGAAAGGGGAAAAATGAATTGAACTTACAACAGGGTGATACCATTTACGTTATTGGTAAGAATGAGTCTGGTTGGTGGGACGGGCTGTCTATTGAGGCCAATGGCAAAGTTCACAGGGGCTGGTTCCCTCAAAACTACTGTAGAAGTTCGCACAGTCAAATACCCTTCAAGACCAAACGAAGAGCATCTCAGCTCCGGGCAAGTCTCTCTTCACAAACTTCAAGACGCGGTAGCTTGCAGTACCAGCAACCATCCTCACAAATGGCAGCTCAGCATAGGAAGATGAGTTTGACAGCGACGAGTCCTACAAGACATAGCTTCCCAACGCATCTGCATAGTCAAGAACAAGCTTTGCAGCAACATCAGCACCATCGTTCACATTCTCATTCCCAGTCGCCTACGGCGCCATCTTTCGGATCTATCTCCTCAGGAGGCACTGACACACATACTTATACAAGAGCTAGTTTGGGAAGTGCGAACTCCCGAGATATATCACAATCAGCCAGGAATCATGCAGAAAGTCGATCTGCGGCCAGTTCCGGGCACTCATCGGGTGTTGCATCGAGAATGGGCTCAAGATCTATGTCTAGTGTCAAAGTCGGTAAGAATAAAGTTAATTCTCAACAACGACAAAACCCAATTAATAAGAGCGAGGGTCAAAAACTGAACATTTTATCTAtggaagagattgagaTGATCTTCAGCAGCATTCACACAGATGATCCCCCTGTTTGGTCGATAATCCCAACGACTAATATGGATAAAGTCCTTTACTACAACAAACATTTTGATATTTATTGCCAACAGCTGCCCCTAATGTCTACCCCCCTTTTGGATAAAAATAGCAGTTTGACATCAGATGATCAAGAGGTAGACCTGAATCCTCGAAACTCAGAAAGCTCTTCCAAACATAACGACAAGCCATTCAAGCTGGTGTCGTACTCGAACAAAACGACTAGCACTCCTTCAAAAGCATCGTCATTGTCCTCTGCATCTaataattttcaatcaCCGCTAGTGAACGCAGAGCGTCGAAACAGCTCTTCATCGACAACTAATTCACCTTGCTTCAGAGTCGCCTCTGAAGCGTCTGGACAACAAACTCAACAGACTTTACCCACGAGAAACCCTCCTCAGAAGCATCATTCTGCACCGAATGTCTCTACACCTCCTAGTAGCTATCAGAGCAAAAAGAATCAGCCACCTTGTTTGCAGCTACCCGAGCACAATCATGAAAAACCGCAGGCAATTTTGGCACGACCAGACCTCTTTTATCAGCACACTATGGACATAAAACTATGGCCTGAATTAAGTGAATCTACTCTCTATTACGCCAAAAGTACATATGAAATGTTGGCCAAAAACAACCCACATGAATTcgaaaaactctttgaaatgacGTCAACCTACTGCACTTACACACAGATTGCTTGCCGGCTTTCGTACCCAataatcaaagaaaatcGCCGTCTTAAGAAAGTAAAAGCACTTTTGAAGAGGATCATTAATTCGCTGTCGAAAATCAGTATTAACTCCAACATTTACTTTTCATTTTCCCAAAGGTGTTTGTCGACCTTGAACAGTACGCCAAGGGCCTCGGAAGTCTCGACAACGGCCATTGAAAATGACGATGACACTGATGTTCCTCATGTTCCTAATACGGTGGACAGCGAGACTTTAGTTGACGGTGCAAAGAACAGTCAATTCTATTTGAGCCCTCAACCTTTCCAAAGCGAACGGAATCATTCGTTCAATTATCCATCTCAACGTAGCAATTCGGCTACGACAGCAAGGACTTCAGTGCCCAGTATCAAAGATGGCACCGAAAACGACCTAGCCTCCGGCGCTCTGATGAAAAACCTTTACGAAGAGTTGGATAAGGAGTTTTCTCAACTTATAAAGACTCTCCAGCTGTTGTATCATGTATTGCAAACGTCACTGATTTCGAACAGCTATATTCCGCAACTATTCCCAAGATTCTTCCGTGGAACTTTCAACGGTGGTTCATGGAATAATCCCTTCAGCCAGTTTGACGGTCATTTCAACGATGTTAGCGAAATGGGGGACGGCTTTACAACCAACGGTAGCTCAGTGTGCGGATTGCCGCCGAAGATTGCCGAGGCGATTGCCAAGGCCTCAGGATGTAACACATTGAACTACGTTGATTTCAACTCAGAGATTGTTACAGCCAACCATGACCAGCAATCGAACGAGAAAAGTCTGCCTTGTTCTGGTTTCAACAGGCCTTCTCACCATCGCACATTTTCGAGATCGAGAGTATCGAGGAGGAAACAGTACTTACTGAATGAAAACACAGTAAgtatgatgaagaagagatattTTTCGATTTGTGAGAAAATAGACAATTGTGAGCTTGCCGACGAAGCTCTCCGGAACTCAACTTTTCCAAGTGCTCGAAAGCGACAGTTGGAGGTGACTTCTCAAACTTATGAAGAGGTAAGCTCCTGCATACTGCTCGAGGTTCTGGAAAACCTAGATCTGACTATATTTGTCAATCTGAGAACCCTGATTGCCACTAAGAAGAATCTCGACGCAGAAAGCGAAGAGTTCTTAAGGCATGctatatcatcaatttccAGTCTGCTGACAGAGTTTTTTGATATGAAGCAAGCATTTCACGATACAGTGATCAAATTAATCATGTGTGCCCAGCAAGTGACACTGAATGATCCTTACGTGTTTTGCTCCATGAAGCCAAACACTGCGGTGGGCCATTACGAGCCAGGCATGACTCCATCTCAATCCCAGTTTAACAAAACTGATAAATTGATTGGCGAAATATACAAATCTCTCGTTACGCAAGACGTTGAATTTAACAACATGgattttttgaagacttcAGACGAGTTCACCCAAGCGTGTGCTAAATACACCGAAATTGCGTGTCTTTCATGTACGATTGTGGAGCAACTGtctgaagaaaaggaaaacCTTCTAAATTACGCTGCTAGaatgatgaaaaatgatTTAACAACGGAACTTCTCAAAGGGGAAAGGGGTaaatggtttcaagaatACGATGTATTTGattctgatgaagatgaatctCAGATGGGAACCCAGGCAACCGATGAGGGATTCCAAAGCGATGATAATAGAACTGCTGTAAGTGCGGACAAGGATACTCCTTGGTTTTTAACATCCAAGTTTGAGAAAACCTTGATTTACGATCAACGAGGAAGAGTAAGGGGAGGAACTAAAGAGGCCCTAATTGAGCACCTCACAAGTCATGAAGTGATAGATGCTTGGTTTAACGTGACGATGTTGTTAACGTTCAGGAGTATGTTCACTACGAGGGAGTTCTTGTATGCGTTGGTATATCGTTATAACCTCTGCCCGCCCGAAGGTTTGAGTTACGATGAATATAATCTATGGATCGAAAAGAAACTGAATCCTATCAAAAATCGAGTCGTCAGCATAATGAAATCATTCTTCTCGCAGTACTGGACTTCGGCCTACTTTGAAGCAGGAATTTCAGCCACATTGAACTTTGCTCATATTGCTGTGAATGAAAAAGTGGCCGGTGCTCAAGAACTTTAtgatgagatcaaagagaatctGGCAACAAAAGGAAAGATGGGAAGCGCTTACATGGATTTCGgctcttttgaaagtccAAGTGATTCGGCGGACTCTGGCAGGAGCGGGTCTCCAGCTTtgatttccaaatcatcctcGGCAAGTTTCctgaaattgagaaagtaTAAACTGCTGGATATCGATCCAAGAACTTACGCCGCACAGCTAACCATCATGGAACACGCCTATTACTTGCGGATTCCTGTGTTTGAATGTCTCGATCGGGCGTGGAGTTCAAAGTATTGCGACATGGGCGGTTCACCCAATATCACCAAATTTATCGCCAGTGCCAACAGTCTGACCAACTACGTCTCCCATGCCATCGTTCAACAAACAGAAGTAAAAATGCGTGCCTTATTGATCCAGTATTTTATCACAGTTGCACAGGGTTGTCGCGAGCTCAACAACTTTTCGTCGATGACGGCTATTGTCTCTGCCCTCTGCTCTTCTCCAATTTTtagattgaagaagacttggCCTCTGGTGAGCAAAAAGTCTACTGATATATTGAAGGAACTGAATGTTTTAATGGACTCCGCTAAGAACTTCATCCACTATAGAGAATTGCTGAGGTCTGTGAAAGACGTCGCATGTGTTCCATTTTTTGGTGTATACTTATCCGATTTGACATTTACGTTTGGAGGTAACCCAGAATATCTACACAACTCTACAGACATCATCAACTTCAGCAAACGGGGTAGGATTGTAGACATTGTCGAAGAAATTATGagcttcaagaagattcatTACAAACTTAAGAGATTCGATGATATTCAGACAATAATCGAAGGTTCTCTAGAAAACGTCCCCCACATCGAGAAGCAATACGAGCTGTCTCTACTGATTGAACCAAGAAGCGATGGCGCGAGTCGCTCCACCGGAAATGACCCTTTGAGAGGGTTCAAGTCGAGTGCTATTCCAGAGGACAGAAGTGgcagatttttcaaatccaacAAGAAACAATCATCTAGGTTATTTTCAAAACCTAATGACTAA